The window GGAGATGAATGTGGTGTTGATGACGGTAGTGGAGGTATAGGTGGAGATTGAAGTAATGGTGAAGTTGTGGAATTCGGTGGAGGGGTTGAGGGTGGTAATGGTGCGTGGGACCAAGAGAGGATTGGTGGTGGACCAAGAATGGAAGGGGTTGGTGAAGGTTTAGTAGATGGTAAAGTTGTTGCAGCCTCATGAAACGGGAACATATCTTCATCAAAAACCACATGTCTGGAAATAATAATATTCTTTGTGTGCATGTTTAGACAATTATAGCCCCTGTGCTTGGAACTGTATCCAAGAAAAGCATGTAGCTCAGATCTGTAATCAAGTTTATGCTTGTTAAATGGCCTTAGTAATGGATAGCAAGTTGTTCCAAAAACCCGTAATGTCATGTAGTCTGGTTGGGTGCCAAACAATTTAAATAGAGGACATACATTGCTAAGCACAGGTGTTGGAAGCCGATTAATCAAGAAAACTGTTGTAGCAAAAGCATGGTGCCAATATGACTTAGGCACACCAACATGAGATATTAAGGCCAATCTAGTCTCGACTATGTGATGATGTCTTCTTTCAGCAGACCCATTCTGCTCATGAGTGTGCGGGCAAGATATTCTATGTTCAATGCCATTATTTTCCAAGTATTTGGAAACAGAGAGGTATTCCCCACCCCCAGACGCTTGATTTTCCTGTCAAACAAATTCTCAACACGAACCTTGAATTTGATAAAAACAGGGAGTACCTCTGACTTATTAGTAAGGGGAAACAACCATATGAAATTTGCTAAAGTCATCAACAAAATGCACATAATAACGATGTCCATTGGATGATGAAATGGGAGAtggcccccaaacatcaaagtATAGTAAGTCCAATGGGCCACTAGAACGATGGGGTGAAGAATAAAAAGGTAATTTGTGACTCTTGCCCTGTTGACAGGCATTACAAACATTAAAACCCTGCTGAGAATTTAATGGTAAATTAAAGCTACTAGTAAGTTGACGAACAATGCGGAGGGTTGGATGCCCTAGTCGGTTGTGCCATTGATGAAGGGATGTGCATTCACCAATTAGAGCTCGTGGGGCTGATCCACGGACTGTTGGAGCACCTTTATTCATAGCTAGCTGGTAGAGCCCATCTTTACTGATTCCCTAGAGAAGACATTTCCCCGTGCAGCGATCCTTAACATAGAAATGATCAGGGTGAAATtcaaacatgacattattatcCTTTGTGAATTGGGATACAGATAATAAATTGCGAGTAATTGCAGGCACATGTAGAATATTTGGAAGAACAAAAATTAGAGGACCCAGTGTGTAAAATTTCCAAACCTGAACCATTGCCTACTTGGACCTCATCTTGGCTAGTATAATCAGAGGATATAGCCAGGTTATCCATATCAGCAGTGATGTGATTCGTTGCTCCAGAATCAGGAAACCAGACATTATTGGTTGCTGGTGCAGTATGATTATAATCAACCAGATTAGCAGCCGGTGGCACATTGTCTTGAGGTTGTTGGTACGCATGATTGAAGCGATTGCGACAATCGAGAGCCTTGTGACCAACCCTCTTACAGATTTGACAAACATTTGGAGTAGGATTATGAGGTTGAGGAGCTTGTTGATTCATACCTTGATTAAGATATTGTAGGTAGCCAATCCGATTAGTGCCACGGCCATTTTGGCCACCACGATAGTAGCCACGACCAGTGCGTGAACCTGTATTGCCACAGTTGGTGCGTCCACCACGAGGTTCAGTATTGGTGGTGACGGTGTTGGTTGTGACGGTCATTTCAGCCAAAGATTGCTCATCAAGCATTCGGATCTCCTGTGTGAGGAGCATGCTACGCAAATCATTGTAGGATAGTGGCTCTCAACGTGTAGTGATCGAGGTAACAAATGCTAAATATTCAGATCCTAGGCCACCGAGTGTATAGAGGCAGAGATCTTCATCAGTTACAGGTTTCCTTGCAGCAGCAAGGAGATCAATGATATTTTTTATCTGGAGGAGATACTCCTGAATAGTTGATGAACCACGCTTGGTGTTCTGAAGCTGAAACCGAAGTTGTAGCAGTCGGGCATTGGATATGTTGCTGTAGGAGCATTCAAGAGTATGCCAAACTTCGTGAGAGGTACTGCAGCCAACGATCTAGGCATGAACAGATTCGATTAAGGAAGAAATTAACCAGCTCATGAGGAGTTGGTCTTGACGCTGCCATGTTTGGCAGGCAGGATTGATCGTGGGAGGATCCGTTGGAGACGCATCAGCCGCTGGTGTGAGATATTCAGAAGGGCATGGTGTTGTGCCTGTAACCATGTCGTAGAGATCATATCCACATAAAAGGGGAATGAACTGAGATCGCCACAGCAGATGGTTGGAGTCGCTCAGTTTAATAGCAATAGCATGGCTGAGAGAACGAAACAGGGATAGAGAAGAAGACCCTGTGCCAAGGCTGGGTAGGTTGCTGGTGGATCCCAAGGAGCCCTGGTCGGatgataccatgttgaagttAAAGAAGTAGAtagagaagataaagaagaaagtGACACAGGGTTTAACGTGGTTCGGTTTCTCAAAACCTACGTCCACACAACTTATTTGTCTTTCACTGCTTTAACTCTTCACTaatcctctctttatatagatgAAGAGGATTAGTAGATATGGATTTACAAAGATAAGTACAAAGTGTCAGTGTTGATCTATAACACTTCTTAGTGTGATCCTTGAGGCTTGGAGAGTTAGATGATGACTCAAACACATTTGGTGATTGGACTGTTGAGTTGGAGATATCCGAAGTATCTTTGGTGATGCTtgatctattatcacatgtaacgGCTTGATCCTTACTTaatctattatcacatgtaacgGCCTGGCTAGACTCTGATATTGTGACTGTTGGAGACAAGGATGACTTGGATGTATTCTTATCGTTTACAGGCCCCCTTGGACCACTGCAACTCCCCCACCACTGCCACCATAACCAGTACTTGAGGGAAGCCAATTAGCTCCCAAGTCTTATTGCTTGCTCACCACCTTGGACGTCTTTCAATCTTCGCTGGAAGATCTTGCCTTCAACTCCTTACATTGAACCAAATCATCAGATGATTCTCCACCTTCAACGCAGTCCCTTTACTCCTATTACTATCGACGAGCTTTCCTGCTCTCCCTGTCTCCAGACCCCTGCCACTCCATCTTCCTCAGCTCCTCCCTTCTCCCTCTGCGTCTCCACACCCCACCCCCCTGCCATCTCCCTCGGTTCTTCCaatcagatttttttaaatCGTTAGATGCCCATGTGTCCATGATGCAATTACTGATGCTGCACACGTCCACCCAACATTGATCAGATAGTCCATTCCACTTTAGTCCGCTCTGGATCTGACAGATGATCTAAATTGGCCGATTCCAATTCCTCGAAACCTGTTAGAATCTGCATAATCATTACATGCAATCCAACATAGCTGCTGATACCAATGACTAAACACATTGAAACAATTTCCGATCACTATCAGGTCCTTCCACCATTCTCAACTCTGCAGGCCGAGAGTAGACCAGGGACCAAATCTACGTGATTATTTCAAGTTTGAAGATCAATTCATTCTCACTCCCAAGTGGAATGAGCATAATCCACATGAATCAAAGTACACATCTCAATCCTCAactgaaaattcaaaaccaattACATAGTTATAATCATTACATTGTTTTTATTCTTTCCTGTTGTAATGCCTCCTAGAACCCTCCTTTTTGAGGACACTCCCTTCCCAGccccaacccccaacccccaacccccaacccccaacaaacaaaaaaaaaaacacaaagaataAATCAGCTTGTTGCAGGGAATTCTTCAATCCCCTTATCAAGACTAGTGAGTAAGCGGGGACAAATGAAATCCCCCTCTACATGGTGTCATAAATCAGCCGAAGTTATTTGACAAGCTCGATGTAAAAATGTATCTCTACAAACATCAGACCTAATGTGTTCAGTAACAGCTTCATAAACTCTTGAAGATTTGGCTTCTCTGTATAATGATGAACATGAGCCCTCTGATTTGATCCAATCACAGGAATATGGGAATGCACAAGCAGTAATTTACATTCTACAGTGGTTGAAATGAAATACCCGCCTTTGTTTCACATCCCAACTGCATTTCATCCACATCAAGAGTAACTCGCCCCCGGAGTCCAGAGACTAGCAGCTTCGTCTATCTTGAAGTCGATATGAAATTTGTCTGATCATAGGCAGTTCGGAACCGGAGGCCTGAGCCCATGTGTCCTGACATGGGACATATCCAGGTGAAAATGCTTGGGCCCAGCACCTGGGGGAGAGAGCAAGAAAAACCAATTTTTATACTCCTTAAACAAGAAAACATCATGTATTGCAACTACTTTCTGTCAAGACTAGAGGAAACATGTGGCCAAAGGGTGAATTTTCAATTACTTTGTCCTTCCATAGAAATAGATTTTAGACACATACCCGGCTGTGTGTCCAAGgttatcaaataaataaatagaataaaatattaCCGATGTCAGATTTTCATAGGGACCAAGGTCATAAGGATGCCTGTAGACATTCCCAATCTTTTCCGCAAGAGACATTGCTCTTACTCCTTCATGATACTGCATGAAGAATATAAATCACATATTATATAACTCCATAAACACTAAGAAGGAGCCCTAAATCAAATGGACCTGGGAAGAAGAGAAACGAAATACTAGTTATATCATTAAATTTCTTCAAACCTCAATTGTTGTCTTGTTATGCAAAATGAGGTATATATGCCAACCCAAGAGGATACTTAATGCTACTGTCAAAGGAACTAGCAGTACACCAGATATGATCTGCAAAGAGCAAGCAATGAGCAGAACTACAAACAAGTCAGACGCTGCTTGAAATTACACATATCATGTATTACTTACATAGGCAGTTTTAATTGAGCCTTCACTCTGCTGCTCATCTTTCTGAGCATCATGAGTGGCACTACCCACAAGCAATACCTGAAACCAGATCATGTTTTGAGTAGTTAATATATCATGGACCCCACATTGGATAGGCATGCAACATACTGGAAAGGAACCAACTCCCTAACACGAGTAATTGATTACAGGCAAATATACCATACAGTTCGCCAGAGAGTATTACAGCATACCAGGGAGTGGATGCATGAGATTACAGCATATGTCACAAAGACAAAGAAAACCTTGTAGTTAGCATGGCCCACACAGTTATTAATCCATATGCAATGATGGTCCTGCAAGCAATAGATGGACAAGTTCAACACAAAATTGGGAACTACAAAATTCAACCAGGCATCAGTAATTACATAGCTCTTACATACCATTCGCAAAACACATCTCCTACAAACACGGCAATGATGGGCACGAGGAGGCTTAAAGAGAGAACACTTCTGGCAATATCTCAGATCCCCACCCTGAAAGAACATTGATCATGAGGAATGATGATTAAGTTCACAAAGTAGAGATAAGATGGAAGTATCTAAATAAGCTTTGGAGCAGTGCCTCTACGTGGGCCGGTCTGGAGGGGGTTCAACAGGCTGTAAGTGGTTCTGCCACACGGCAGATCACAACAGGAATGTGATTTTGTGGATAGGTGGACCCAGGATTACTtgctcatatgtcaagtttcatccAAACAGTGGCCAAGTGACAAAATTAAGTATTGAAAAGTTAAGGATTACAGAGTGGGTGGACACCAAAATGGACGGCTGACAAATACAGGGGTATGTacgtatttgattgaatttgagtctgaaaATTGACACATGGCCAATCCAGACCTCTCGTGTGATATCTAACAGTCAGAATTGCCAGACCATCCCTCCACGTGGTAGAAATAGGTGGCCTGCTTAGAAAACCTTTAGTCCACAGTCTAACTGCACTCATCTGTTTCTCCGGAAAAATAACCAAGATCACACCTTCTAGGGGAGTGTCACTGTCAAATCAAAGCAACTTAATTTTTCTCACTTTGAAGTAAAAAATCTCCCCAAGGCCATAACTAGGTTGTTCTAAATTTCCAATAACCTAGGTGAGCCACCATGTCAGCTCCGTGTTAGCTATTAGCACACCTAGACAGGGTCAGGTTATGTTCCAAGGTAGAGAAAAGACACAGGATTCTATACGTAGCCTGGCTTCTACCAGGTTGGCAATTGTGTACATAGCAACAATAGTGTGAATTATCAGAGCATAATGAATTGACTATTAGAATAGACTACCAATAGAAAATAAATCCGAAATAGTAACTTTTTCAACAAATACCAGTTTACTATTAATAATTCTAATAATCATCAGAGTTTACAATTAAAAGTTCTAATAATTATCATAGATATGTACTTCATAGGTAATTGATAGAATACATAACCTCGTGGATCCAAGAAATCATAATTCGTTGCATAGGTCCAGAAAATTGGGTTGAAAGACTACTGATAGTTGTGAGGTACATCAAGGTAGATAATCcctcctctcttacataatgGTTAATACCACGACGATGTTCCCCCAAAACAAGACAGCATTGCCTACTACCCATAAATAGAGAACTACTGTGATTTGCCTTATTAAACAATGGTTTTCGAAGTTAGTTCCTTGTACTGTTTCCTGCATCCATTTCGCAACTTTGCAGTTGTCATGATAATGCATTACAATTTAGTGATctagttgaaaattttaaaatcaagcCTCAACATAAAGGTTGGTGTCTTTCAGCAGGCTTTAATTCC is drawn from Telopea speciosissima isolate NSW1024214 ecotype Mountain lineage chromosome 1, Tspe_v1, whole genome shotgun sequence and contains these coding sequences:
- the LOC122649019 gene encoding probable protein S-acyltransferase 16, producing the protein MRRGCSISLPVLVVFSASCYIYYTTVFIFIDDWFGISTSSGLLNAFILTVTACMCVFNYAVAILRDPGPVPPSFMPDIEDAETPIHEIKRKGGDLRYCQKCSLFKPPRAHHCRVCRRCVLRMDHHCIWINNCVGHANYKVFFVFVTYAVISCIHSLVLLVGSATHDAQKDEQQSEGSIKTAYIISGVLLVPLTVALSILLGWHIYLILHNKTTIEYHEGVRAMSLAEKIGNVYRHPYDLGPYENLTSVLGPSIFTWICPMSGHMGSGLRFRTAYDQTNFISTSR